A segment of the Alphaproteobacteria bacterium genome:
GAGATCGAGGAGACGTTGACGACGGCGCCGCCACCGCTCTCGACCATCGCCGGGATGGCGTGCTTGGCCGCCAGGAACATGGTCTCGACGTTCAATTGCATGACCTGGCGCCAGGTCTCGGGGTCTTCCTCGACGACGCTGCCGCGGCTGGCGATGCCGATGTTGTTGTCGAGAAAATCGAGCCGGCCGAAGCGTTCAAGCGTCGCCGTCACCATGTCGCGGCAGTCGTCCTCGTCGCTCACGTCGGCGGCGAAGGCGATGGCCTCGCCGCCCTGCTCGGCGATCATCTCGACGGTGCGCTCGGCCGCCTCGGCCAAGCGGTCGACCACGCAGACCTGGCAGCCGGCCCGGGCCAGCAGTATGGCCGCGGCGCGGCCGTTGCCGATATCGTCGCCGGCGGCGCCGCCGCCGGAAACGATGGCGACGCGGCCTTTGAGGCCGTCTCCATCTGGAACTTGCATGTCGCTCATGACGTCTCCTTACGGTAATCCGGCGCCGGGGACGGTGACGCGGACGGCGTCGATCTGCCCGTACTGGGTGGCGGCCGCGGCAGGGCCCGAATCGACGTTGGTGCAGACATAAAGCGTCCGGCGGTCGTCGCCGCCCAGCATGCAGGCATAGGAGCCGCGCTCGCCGGTCGAGATGGTCCGGGCTATGCGGCCGCCGTCGAAAACCCTGACCAGGCGCTTGCCGCGGGGGTCGGCGATCCACACCGCACCTTCGGCATCGAGGCAGATGCCGTCGGGAAAGACGTCGTCGAACTGGGCGAAGGTGCGGCGCCCGGTTAGGCCCCCGTCGGCCTCGATATGGAAGGCGGTGAGCCGGTTGGCGAAGGTCTCGGCGACGATCAGCGTGGTGCCGTCGGGGGTGATCGCCGTGCCGTTGGGAAACAAAAGCCCGTCGGCCACGGCGCGGCTGGAGCCGTCGGGGTCGACCCGGACCAGGCAAGTGGTGCGTTCGGCCTCGCCCTGGTGGCGGTCGAAGCCGAAGTTTCCGACATAGGCGCGGCCGGCCCCATCCACCACCATGTCGTTGCAGGGACCGCTGGCCAGATGGCCGAGATCGGCCACCGTCTCGAGGCCGCCGGTGTCCAGGCGCAACAGCCGGCGATCGAGCATCGAGACCACCAGCAGTTTGCCCTCGGGCGTCCAGCCCAGGCCCGAGGGCCGGCCCGGCACTTCCACGATGGTCTCGATCCGGCCCTCGCCATCCAGGGTCAACACCCGGTGGGAGTAGAAGTCGGAAAACCAGAGTTTTCCCTCGTGCCAGCGTGGTCCCTCGGCGAAAGTCAGGCCATCGACCAGGGTTTGAATGCCGTCATCGCTCATGCCGCCCTCCGCACGCCTGCGCTACGCCCGAGTATCCCCTTGGGCCAAAGGATGATAGGTAAGACGGCCCCCAACAACCAGCCCGACGGACTATGACCGAAGAACAGTACCTCGCAGCCACCTATTTCCTCGATTGGGACAACCCGGCGATTCAGGACTTTGCCAACCAGGCCACGAACGGTGCCGCAAAAGGCCCAAACCACGACATCGACCGTGCCTGCCGGCTCTTTTACGCCGTGCGCGACGGCATCCGCTACGACCCCTACAACGTCGAGATCTCGCGCCAAGGGCTGCGGGCCAGCTATTGCCTGCAGAACGGCTACGGCTTTTGCATCACCAAGGCGGCGGTGCTGGTGGCTTCGGCCCGATCACTGGGCATCCCCGCCCGTCCCGGTTACGCCGACGTGCGCAACCACCTGACCAGTCCGCGGCTGAAGAAGCTGATGAACGGCTCCGACGTTTTCGTCCACCACGGTTACGCCGAATTGAAACTGGAAGGACGCTGGATCAAGACCACGCCGACCTTCGACAAGCGGCTTTGCGACAAGGTGGGCATCGGCGTACTGGACTGGGACGGCCGCCAGGACGCCATGTTCCATCCCTTCGATCTCTCGGGCCAGCGCCACATGGAATACATCCGCGACCACGGCCCCCGCCCCGACCTGCCCTTCGAGGAGGTCATGAATTCCTGGATGGCCGAGTACGGCCACGTCTTCGAGCCCGAACGCATGCAGGGCAAGGGCGACTTCGCCGAGGAAGCCGAGGCCGTGACCCGGTGAGAAAACCGGGCTAATCCTTCAGCGCGGCGGCGACGGTTTGCCACAAAAGGTCGCGACGGAGCGGCGTCGTCAGGCTGGCGAAGAAGCCCGTTTCCTCGGCCGCGGCTCGGAGCGCTGGTTGCTCGTGGGGCGCCATGAAGATGGTCTTGCAGCCCTCGAGGCGGGTATCGGCAAGCAGCTTGCGACCCAGCGCCAGGCCATCCATATCCGGCAGTTGGTGATCGATCAGGGCGGCCGCGAAGTGCCCCTCGGCGGCACCTTGCAGCAGCGCCAGGGCCTGGCTGCCGCTAGCCGCCGTGGTTACCCGGACACCGGCGTGGGCCAGATAGAGCGCCGCGCCCTCACTGGTCGGCGTGGCCCGGGCCGCGAGAAGGACGCAGGCCGGGGCCAGGTCCGGTGCCGCCCGCCGCTGTTGGGCGGCGGTTTCCAGCACCAGGCCGAAGAAGAAGGTTGCACCCTGGCCGGAGCGGCTTTCGACGTCGATGCGGCCGCCCATCATTTCGACCAGGTGGCGACAGATGCCGAACCTCAGGCCGCTGCCGCCATAGCGCCGCGCCGGCCCGCCGTCGGCCCGCCGCAAGGGCTGAAAAAGCCTCTCCCGCTCAGCCGCCGTCAAGCCGATGCCGGTGTCGGCGACGCGGAACTCGAAGCGCGCTTCGGCCTCCGTGAACCGTCCCGATACGCCGATTCCGACGGCGCCGTGATCGGTGAACTTGATGGCGTTGCCGGTCAGGTTGAGCACAATCCGGTGCAGCCGCGCGGCATCGCCGAGTACCCGGTCGGGTAACGCCGGATCGATGAAGGTGGTCAGCTCGAGCCCCTTTTCGGCGGCCTGGGGGGCCAGCAACCCGGCCACCTCCTCGACCAGCTCGGGCAACGAGAACTCCAGCCGTTCGAGTTCCATGCGGCCGGCCTCGATCTTCGAGAAATCGAGGATGTCGTCGATTATGCCGAGCACTGCCGAGGCGTTCTGGCGCACGATCCTGGTCAGGCTGCGCTGCTCATTGTCGAGCCTGGTCTGGTCCAGGAGCTCGGTCGTCGATATGACGCCGTTCATGGGCCTACGCATCTCGTCGCTCATGGCGGCCAGCAACGACGACTTGGCCCGTTTGGCCGCCGCCACCACCTGGCGCGCGTCGGCCAGCTCGGCCGCCAGCGCGAAGTTTTGCCGGCGGCCGCGTTCGCGCCGCCAACGCATCGCCATGCCGGCGAAGCTTACGGCGATGAACATGGCGGCAAGGGCGACGCGTTCGTCGGGATCCAGGTTGAAAAAACCAAGGACCCGGATCAGCGCCACGATCATCAAGGTGTTCATCACCAGCATCGCATTGACGAAGCGGGTGGGCAGCAGGATGTGGCCCAGCGCGATAACGCCAAGGTCGCGCGCCAACGGTGCCAGTTTGTCGGGATCGGCCATGGCCTGGAAGAACAGGGTTTGGATGACGATGAGAAGGCCCAGCAGCAACATGCCGTGGTCCATCGCGCGATAGCCGGCCCGGCGCCAGACGGCAATCAACATGAAGGCGGCAAGCGCGATGTTTGCCATTCGCGAGGCCGTCACCCAGGGCGTCACCGTCGTGTTCTGGAAGGAAAGGTCCAGATCGGCGAGCGCCGCGAGAGCCAATGCGATCAGGCACATGATGACCACCAGGTGGCGCTGGTGGGGTTCGTCGGCGACGCGATATTGCTGCTCGACGCCGCCATCGCGAAACTCCGCCGCCAGGCTTTGCAGGCGCCAGGAGCCGGCATGGGGCGCGGCTTCGGCGCTCAGTCGTAGGCTTTGATGATCCACGGATACTCGACGCCGCTGATCTTGCCGACGCCCTGGCGCATGGTCTCATACCGCCCCTCAGACATCGCTTTCGATGCCGCCCTTGACGAGGCCGTCGACGATGCGGGCCGGCAGTGTGGGATCGGTGTAGGGCCAGATCTTCATGCGCTGGGCCAGCGAATAGTCGGGATTGAACTTTAATAGCTCGGCCCATTCCGCCTGGGCTTCATCTGGCCGTCCCTGGTGGCCGTGGATGGCGGCCAGGAAGAGATGCGCCGTGTCGGTGTTGGGGTTGCGCATGATGCGGCGGCGGAAGACGTCGGCGGCGCGCTCGAGATCGCCGGCCATGAAGCAGGCCTGGCCCAGGAACTGCAGCACCAGGTCGGGGTAAAAGGGATCGAGCAGCATGGATTTCTCCGCCGCCTCGATGGCGCGCTGGGAATTGCCGGCATAGTGCTCGGAATTGGCCAGCAGCTTGTAGCCGTCCGAGTTGTTGGGATCGAGCTCCAGCATGCTGTGGGCCGCCGCAGCCGTCTCCTCGGGCCGGCGTTGCCACATGCGCACCACGCCCAGCGCCAGATGCGAGAGAGGTTCCTCGGCATCCGCAGCCAGGGCGCGGGCCGCTGAGGCGTCGGCCTGGGCCAGCGTGGCCACGGGATCGGAGGTCCACTGGTTGGTGAATTGGGCGACGCCGATGATGGCCTTTGCGGCCAGCGCCTTGGCGTAGTCGGGATCGATGGTCAGGGCCTGGTCGATGTAGCCCAGCGCGTCACGGTTGGCTTCCTTGGTGCCCTGGTACATCAGCTCGCGGCAACGCAACAGGAAGTCGTAGGCCTCGGGATCGTCGGTGCCGCGCTTCAGGACGCGGCTTTCTTCCTGGGGCGAGAGCTCGATCTTGAGGGCGCCGACGATCTCGGCCGTGACCTCGTCCTGGACGGCAAAGATGTCGTCGAGCTGGCGGTCGTAGCGCTCGGCCCAGAGGTGGCCGCCGGTGCCGCCATCGATGAGCTGGGCGTTGATGCGCACGCGGTTGCCGGCCTTGCGTACGCTGCCCTCGAGGGCATGGCTGACGCCGAGCTCGGCGCACACCTCGGGGACGTTGACGGTGCGGCCCTTGTAGGTGAAGACCGAGTTGCGGGCGATCACGAAAAGTCCCGAAACCTTCGAGAGATCGGTGATGATGTCTTCGGTGATGCCGTCGGAGAAATATTCCTGCTCGGGGTCGTTCGACATGTTGTCGAAGGGCAGCACGGCGATCGAGGTGCGATCGGTGGCCGCCGGCGACGGCGCTACAGGCGGGGCGGTAGCGGCGGGCGGAGCCGCCTGTGCCGCAGCCGTTTCGCCCTCGGCTTCGATATCGAGTAGCAGCCGGTAGGTGCGCACCGGCTCGGCGATGTTCTTGACCTGCTGTTCGCCCATGGACTGGCAGTTGAAATCGGGCTTGGAGCGGATCTGCTCGTAGACGCTGCCCGAGATGCAGATACCGCCGGGCTCGGCCAGGGCTTCGAGCCGGGCCGCGATGTTGACGCCGTCGCCGTAGATGTCCTCGTCGTCGGCCATGATGTCGCCGAGGTTGATGCCGATGCGGAAATCCATGCGCCGCTCGGCCGCCACGCCCTGGTTGCGCACCGCCATATCGCTCTGCATCGAGACGGCGCAACTGGCGGCCTCGAGGACGGAGGAGAACTCGGCCAGGAAGCCGTCGCCGGTGTGCTTGACGATGGTGCCGCCGTGGCCCGCCACCAGGGGATCGATGACCTCGCGGCGGTGCGACCACCAGGCCTCCATGGTGGCGTCCTCGTCGCTGCTCATGAGGCGCGTATAGCCGGCCACGTCGGCCATCATCAGGGCCGCCAGCCGCCGCGCGATGGGTTTCTTGTCGCTCATGCCCCGGGTTTCCTTGCCGCTCGACAGACTAGCCCCCCGGCGCCCCAGGGTGAAGCGGCTTCAAACGCGGATCTGCGACCAGGCGCCGCGCCGCCACAAGAGCGCGAAGACCACGGTCTGCAAGATACGGTAGCCGGCCAGCGAGAGCCAGGTAGCGGTCAGGCCAAGCCCCATTACCGGTCCCACCAGCCAGGCCAGCGGCAGGCCGATGGCCCACTGGCTGACCACCGCGACGACCATCACCTGACGCGCCGCCCCGGCGCCCAACAGCGCGTGCATGAGCACCAGGCCGACGCCGTCGATGGCGATCAGCAGGCCGACCAGGCGCAACGAGGTCTCGCCCAGCGCAATCACCGCCGCCTCGTGGGCGAAGCCCGAGAGCAAAACCCCCGGTGCCAGTATTGCCGGCAGGCCCAAAAGCGCCATCAGAAAGCAGGCCAGGCCGGCCACCTGCCAGCCCCAGCGCGCGGCGTCGGCAACCTGCTTGCGGCCGAGCGCCTCGCCGACCAGCGTCAGCGCCGCGATGCCCAGTGCCATGCCGGGCAGGATGGCCACCAGCATGAGATTGAGAATGACGTTGGAAATCGCCAACTCATCGGTACCGATGTGGCCGACGATGACGAAGAAGGCGGTCAGGCCGGCGGCAAAGAGGAATTGCTGCAACGCCGACGGCACCGCCAGGCGCAGCATGGTCAGCATGGTCTGGCGCCCTGGCAGCCGGCTGAGGAAGCCCTGCCCCCGGGCCAGCCTGAGCGCCAGCACGAAATGCATGGCGCTGCCCAGCCCGAGCGCCAGCGTCGTGCCCATGCCGGCCCCGGCGGTGCCCAGCGCCGGCAGTCCCAGCTTGCCGAAGATCAGCACGTAGCTGATGGCCACGTTGGCGATCTGGATGGTGAGCAGGGTGTAGAGGTAGATGCGGGTGCGGCTCACCCCGGCCCAGTAGCCCCGGAAACAGAAATTGAAACCCACCGCGACCAGGCCGATGAGGCGCCATTCGAAATAGGGCAGGCCCTCGCGGATCACCGCCGGGTCGCTGTTGACCAGCGGCAGCAGCAGCGGCGCCAGCGCCACCAGGACCAGGCTCAGGGGCAACCCGACGACCAGCGCCAGGGCCAGGCCGCCGGTCAGCGGCACCGCCGTTTCCTCCGCGCGCCCCTCGCCCACGCGCCGCGCTGCCATGGCCTGGACGCCGGTGGAAAACCCCATCACCACGGCGGTGGCCATGAAGGTGGTGAAGCTGGCGATGCCGACGGCCGCCAACTGCGCCGTTCCCAGCACCCCGACCATGGCCGTGTCGACCAGGTTGAGGACGTTCTGCGACACCATGCCGCCGATGATGGGCAGCGCCAGGTCGCTGATCCTGCGCAGACGGTGTCGGCTCATGGCGGGGTCGCCGGCTGGGTTAGCGGAACATCAGTGAGGGCAGGTACGTCGAGAGCCAGGGTATGTGAACCAGGATGGCCAGGCGCACCACGTCGGCCAGACAAAAGGGCAGCACGCCGCGGATCAGCGTCGCCGTCGAAACATCCGGCAGCACGGCGCGCAAGACGAAGATGTTGATGCCCACCGGCGGCGTGATCAGGCTCAGTTCGGTGACGCAGACGACGATGATGCCGAACCAGATCATGTCGAAACCCAGGTCGGCCACCAGGGGGAAGAAAATGGGCACCGTCAGCAGCACCATGGAGATGCTCTCGAAGACGCAACCGAGCACGATGTAGATCACCAGAATGGTCCAGATCACCACCCAGGGCGACAGCGAAAAGCCGGTGACCAGGTCCTTGAGGGCCGCCGGCAGGCCGGCCGCGTTGACGAAGTTGGCGAACACCAGGGCGCCGATCAGCACCATGAACAGCATGGCCGTGGTGTAGGCGCTGTCGGCCAAGACCTCGAAGAACGAGCGCCAATCCAGGGTGCGGCGCAAAAGTGCCAGGGCCAGCGCCCCGACGGCGCCGATGCCGGCCGCCTCGGTGGGGGTGAAGATGCCGCCGTAGATGCCGCCCATGACCAGGGCAAACAGCACCAGCACGCCCCAGACGTCGCGCAGCGCCCGCAACCGTTCCGGCCAAGCGGTGCGTTCCGCCGCCGGACCGGCCTCGGGGCGAAAGCGGGTCACGGCGCGCACCGCCAGGGCGTAGCAGGCGATGGCCACCAGGCCCGGCAGAATGCCGGCGGCGAACAAGCGTCCGATGCTCTCCTCGGTGAGCAGGCCGTAGATCACCAGCAGGATGCTGGGCGGAATCAGGATGCCCAGCGTGCCGCCGGCGGCGATCGAGCCGGCGGCCAGCGAATCGGCGTAGCCGTAACGCCGCATCGAGGGCATGGCGACCTTGGCCATGGTTGCCGCCGTCGCCACTGATGATCCGCAGATGGCCCCGAAACCGGCGCAGGCCACCACGGTGGCCATGGCAAGGCCGCCGCGGTAGTGACCGAGGAAGGCGTTGGAGGCAGCGAAGAGGTCGTCGGAGAGGCGCGCCCGGGCCACCAGGCCGCCCATCAGGATAAACAGCGGCACCACCGAAAGGCCGTAGTCCAGCGCGGCGTCGCTGGCGATGTAGGCGACCTGGGCCAGCGAGGCCGACCAAGTCACCATCAGGCCAAAGCCGGCGAAGCCCACCAGCCCCATGGCGAAGGCGATGGGCACCCTGAGCAGCGCCAGCCCGAGCACCGCGGCGAGGCCGATAAGCGAGGCCGTCATGGCGTCCCTAGGAAGACCGCCGCAGGGCGCCGGCCAGCGTCAGCGCCAGCGCCGCCAGCGAGAGCGCGCAGGTGAACCAGGCCAACAGGCTCATCAGTTGAACCACGGGATGGATGGGGATACGCAGGTATTCGGTGACGTCGCCGTAACCCTTCATCGTCATCGCCAAGCTCCATAGCTCGGCCGCCAGGCCGGCCAGCACGAGCGCCGAGAGAGCCTGGACCAGGGCCCCGCCCCAGAGCGCCAGCCAGGCCGGCGTGACGTGGTCCAAGAGATCGATGGTGATGTGCGAGCCCCGCCAGGTGATGACCGGGAGGGCAGCGAATATCATCACCCCCATGGTCAGTTCGGTCAGCTCGTAGGCGCCCGGGATGGGCGCATTGAAGGCATAACGCGCCCAGACGTCGATAAAGGTGATCAGCGCCAGCGCCAGCATGGCCAGCGCCGCCAGGCCGCCCAGCGTGTGGTGCAGCCGGCGCTGAACGGTTTCGCCGGGGCCCTCGGCGCCGAGCGTCCCGGGGCCAGGGGCCCCGGGACGATCCTGCTGCAGGCTTTCGCTCACTCGCTTTTGAGGGCCTTGAGCTGGGCCGCGAAGTAGGCCAGCGCGGCCTGGCCGTCGACGCCCTTCTTGTTGGCCGCCGCTACCCAGGCTTCGTTGAAGCCGCCGAGCTTGCTCTTGAGCGCCGCCCGCATCTCGGCGCTGGCGGTCTGCACCTTGACGCCGTTCTGCTTGGCCAATTCGATGACCGGCGGATCGGCCTCGTCCCAGACCTTGCCGGACATGCGCACGAAGGCCTCGCCCGAGGCCCGCATGACCGCGTCCCGATCCTGCTTGGCCAGCTTGTCGAAAGCGCCCTGGTTCATGATCAGGTAGAAGCCCGAGTAATAAAGCCCCTCGGGCACCAGCGTCATGTGCTTGGTCACTTCCATCAGGCGGAAGGTCTTGGCGGTCTCGGGCGGCATCAGCACGCCGTCGACCACGCCCTGTTGCAGCATGGTGTAGACCTTGGGTGCCGGGGCGCCCACGGGCACGATGCCGAGGCGCTGGGCCACTACCTTGGCGACGCCACCGGGCACCCGGAACTTGCGGCCTTGGAGGTCGGCAAGCGTTTGTAGCGGGAACTTGGTCTGAAAGACGCCGCCCGTGGTGACCATGAAGCCCAGCAGCTTGACGCCGCGGTGCTCGCCGGCTTTGACGAAATACTTCTGGTGGGTGCGCCAGTGCGCCATGGCGATGTGGGTGGCGCTGGCGCCCCAGAACGGCAGCTCAGGTAGCTCGGCCAGCTTGAAACGCCCGGGCGTGTAGTCGTGCAGGCTCCAGCCGGCGTCGGCAACGCCGCTGGCGACGCGGTCGAAGACCCGGGGCGGCGGCATCTTCGGTGGGTGGCTGATCTCGACCTCGATCCGCCCCTGGCTGGCTTCTTCCACCATCTTCTTCCAGCCCGGCATGATCATCGAGTTGATGTGGTGCTTGGGCGAGGCCCAGGTATGCAAGCGGATCTTCGATTTGGCCGCGGCCGGCAGGGCCCCGCCGACGGCCAGGGCCAGCGCCGCAGTGGCCAAAATGACGGTTCTATGCTTCATGATTGCCTCCCCTTTAGGATCTTTTTGTTCGTCCGGGCCCGATGCTACCCGATTTGGCGCTCGCGATCGCGCCCCTCCGGCAGCGCCAATGAGGGCTGTATGATGCTGCCATGTTGCGTCTCGCGGTCTGCCTGTTGTTGGCGCTCGGCGCCGCCTGTGCCGCGCCGCCGCCGCCCGGCGAGCTCTCGGCCCTGCTGCGGCCCCACGACGTAGTCCACCGGCCGGCCGGCGAGGGCCCCTTTCCCGCCGTCGTCGTGCTGCATGGCTGCGGCGGGCGCAAGGATTGGCACGGCGGCCGTTGGGGACGCTGGCTGGCGGCCCGGGGCTATCTGGCGCTGGAGGTCGACAGCCTGACGCCGCGCGGGCTCGAATCCCGGACTGTCTGCCAGGGCCTTGCGCTGTGGGGCTCGAGCCGCGCCGCCGACGTTTGGGTCAGCCTGGCCGATTTGCGTCGTCATCCCGACGTCGATCCCCAGCGCCTGGCGCTGCTCGGCTTCTCGCACGGCGGCTGGGCCGCGCTCGACAGCTTGACGCTGGCCCAGCCCGGCCAATTGGACGGCCTCGGCGCCGTCGCGGTGCTCTATCCCTACTGCGGCGCCGCGGCCAGCCACCGTGCCGGCTGGTCGGTGCCGCTGCCGGTTCTGATGCTGCTGGCCGGCGCCGACCGCGAGGTCTCGAGGCCGGCCTGCGAGGAGGTGGCCCGGAGCCAGATCAAGCGCGGCCAACCGCTCGAGCTCCACGTCTATGCCGGTGCCGGCCATGCCTTCGACGCCGAGGCCGAGGCCCGGCTCACCGAAGATGCGCAAAATCGCGTGCAGCGCTTCCTCAGCCGCACTATTAAGGGTCGGCAACAGAACGAAAAGCGAGGCAGGCGATGAAAGCAGTGCTGTGCGAAGGCTTCACGGGGCCCGGCGGTTTGGCGATCCGCGACATCGACGAGCCCGAACCAGCCCCCGATCAGGTGCTGGTCGAGGTCCACGCGGCAACCGTCAATTTCATGGACCACCTGATCGTCAGCGGCCTCTACCAGATGAAGCCCGAGCTGCCCTTCGTCGCCGGCACCGATGCCGCCGGCGTGGTGCTGGCGGTAGGCAGCCAGGTCGCAGGCCTGGCGCCCGGCGACCGCGTGGCCTGCTTCAACTGGACCGGCGCCTTCGCCGAACGCATGGTGGCCGACGCGCACCGCAGCTTCCGCCTGCCCGACGGCGTCGACTTCGGGCCCGGCTCGGGTATTTTGCATGCCTACACCACCGGGCTTTACGCGCTGCGCGAGCGCGGCCAGCTGCAGGCCGGCGAAGTGCTGCTGGTCAACGGCGCCGCCGGCGGCGTCGGTCTGGCCGCCGTCGACATCGGCCGCCATATGGGGGCCCGGGTGATCGCCGCCGTGGGCTCCGACGAAAAGGCCCCTATCGTGCGCCAGTATGGTGCCGAGGCGGTGATCAACTACCAGCGCGAGAGCCTGAAGGAACGCGTGCGCGAGTTGACCCAGGGCGCCGGGGCCGACGTCATCTACGATCCCGTGGGCGGCGACGTCTTCGATCAATCGGTGCGCAGTGTGGCCTTTGGCGGCCGCATTCTGGTGGTCGGCTTCACCAGCGGCCGCATTCCCGAATTGCGCATGAACCAGCCGCTGCTCAAAAGCTGCTCCATCGTCGGTGTGCTCACGGGCAACTGGGGCGACCGCTTCCCGGACGAACACGACGCGCTCTGCCGCGATGTCCTAGACTGGGTGGCGGCCGGCCACTTGACCCCGCTGGTCTCGGAAACCTTGCCGCTGGAGGGCGTGGTCGAGGCCCTCGAACGCATCGCCGCCCGCCAGGTCCAGGGGCGCATCGTGCTGGAAGTGCGGTCGCCTTAGTTGATGGCCCGGTCCGTGCCCTGCCAATAAGGCTTGCGCAATTCCGTCTTGAGGATCTTGCCGGCGCCCGAGAGCGGTAGCGGATCGTCCACGAAAGCGACGCTCTGCGGGCACTTGTAGCCGGCGATCAGTTGCTTGCAGTGTGCCGTCAACGCCTCGTCCGCCAGCGTTTCGCCTTCCTTGCAGCGCACCACGGCGTGGACCTGCTCGCCCCACTTTTCGTGCGGGATGCCGATGACGGCGCACTCGGCCACCGCCGGGTGCTGGTAGATGGCGTCCTCGACCTCGGCCGAATAGACGTTCTCGCCGCCCGAGATGATCATGTCCTTGACGCGGTCGACGAGAAAGACGAAGCCGTCCTCGTCCATGTAGCCGCCGTCGCCGGTGTGCAGCCAGCCGCCGCGCAAGGTTTGGGCGGTAAGCTCGGGCTGCTTCCAATAGCCCTGCATGACGTTGTCGCCCCGGCCGCAGATCTCGCCCACGGTGCCGCGCGGCACCTCGTTGTCGTCGGCGTCGAGGATTCTCATCTCGACACCGGGAACGGCGCGGCCGGCCGAGCGGATCTTGCCCGCCATGGGCCCGCTGGTGACGTGGTATTCGTGCTCCATCACGGTCAGTACGGGGGAGGATTCGGTCTGGCCATAAGCCTGCATGAAGCGGGTCTGGGGGATGGTCTCCAGCGCCTTGGCGATCACCGCCTCGGGCATCGGAGAGGCGCCGTAGAGGATGTGGCGAAGCGAGGAAAGATCGGCATTGGCGGCCTCGGGGTGATTGATCACCATGTTGATCATGGTCGGGATCAGCATCGTAATGGTGACCTTTTCGCGCTCGATGGCAGCCAGCACCTCGGCCGGGTCGAAGGCGGTGATCATTGTCGAGCCGCCGGCCACGCTGGTCACGGCGAAGGTGGCGGCGCCATTGGCGAGGTGAAACATGGGGGCGGCGTGGAGATAGTTGCTGTCGGACCGGAAACCGGCGGCGGCGCTGAACTGCAAGGGATTGAGCAGCAGGTTGTTGTGGCTCAGCATGACGCCCTTGGGGCGTCCGGTGGTGCCGCCGGTGTAGAAAAGACCGGCCAGCTCGTCGCCACCCTGGTCGCGGGGCTCGATGGGGTTGGCCTCGGCCAACAGGGCCTCGTAAGACAGCAGGCCCTCGGGCGCCGCGCCGGTGCCGACGTGAATGACCGGGCCCAGGCTTTCGATCTGGTCCCGAAAGCGCGGCAGCATTTCCAGGAAATGGTCATCGACCAGCAGCACCGAGGCTTCCGAATCGTTGAGCCAGTGGACGATCTCGGGCACCGCCAGGCGCGTGTTGATGGGCACGAAGACGGCGCCGGCCCAGGGCACGGCAAAGAAATATTCGAGATACCAGTCGCTGTTGAGACCCAGCATGGCGACCCGGTCGCCGGGCTTGACGCCAAGCTCGACCAGCGCCGCGGCCAGCCGGGCCACGCGCTCGCCGAACCGGTTCCAGCTTTGCCGCCGCCCCTGATAATTGGTGGCCAGCCCCGGGCCGTTGACCTGCACCGCACGCCCCACCACCGAACTGATGCGCATATTTCTTTCCCTATGCTGGTGTTGCCGGCTTCAGACCTCGCTGATGCCGAAGGCGGTACGCATTTGCGCCAGGCTCTCCTGCTGCGGCGACCACATGCGGCCGCCGACCACGCCGCCGTCGACCACCAGATCGTGGCCGTTGATGAAGCTCGAGGCGTCGCTGGCCAGGAAGACGGCGGCCTGGGCGATGTCGTCCGGCAGGCCCGAACGCGGGATGGGCTGCAAGGCGGCCAGGCCCACCTTGACCGCCTCGACGGTGCCCTCCGCCGCCTCGTCGTCGAGTCCCATGACCTT
Coding sequences within it:
- a CDS encoding long-chain-fatty-acid--CoA ligase, with amino-acid sequence MRISSVVGRAVQVNGPGLATNYQGRRQSWNRFGERVARLAAALVELGVKPGDRVAMLGLNSDWYLEYFFAVPWAGAVFVPINTRLAVPEIVHWLNDSEASVLLVDDHFLEMLPRFRDQIESLGPVIHVGTGAAPEGLLSYEALLAEANPIEPRDQGGDELAGLFYTGGTTGRPKGVMLSHNNLLLNPLQFSAAAGFRSDSNYLHAAPMFHLANGAATFAVTSVAGGSTMITAFDPAEVLAAIEREKVTITMLIPTMINMVINHPEAANADLSSLRHILYGASPMPEAVIAKALETIPQTRFMQAYGQTESSPVLTVMEHEYHVTSGPMAGKIRSAGRAVPGVEMRILDADDNEVPRGTVGEICGRGDNVMQGYWKQPELTAQTLRGGWLHTGDGGYMDEDGFVFLVDRVKDMIISGGENVYSAEVEDAIYQHPAVAECAVIGIPHEKWGEQVHAVVRCKEGETLADEALTAHCKQLIAGYKCPQSVAFVDDPLPLSGAGKILKTELRKPYWQGTDRAIN